The window TAAGaggaaaaaaatgtaatttgatGAGTGTTGATAGCCTATTCCACTTGTTTTattagattaataatcaaataattatccATACAATTGGATCTTAAATCGggtcaaaataattattaaaatatcttaaaattttaaccaaacattagataaatatttgattatttatctaACTTTGTTTAATCCACCCAACCAAACACACCCTAAGAGTATGCTAGAGAGAAGAGAATGGGATAAGAATTGAATAAACATTCTCATATAATTCCATATACCCATGATTTGTTGTGCATGCAACCAATGTCTCGTATTGGAAAATCAAGAGTAAGATCATGTGTTAATAAGATAGAATTATATTTCCATTGGTAATAGGCTTTTCAGGTAAAGTTCAAAAGCAAGTTCACGAGTGCTTAAACCCAAAGTGGATAATATCATACATGAATTTCATGACACTGCAAGTGATATCAGAGTGATCATGATCGAAATCGAACCATGTGGATGGAATTCTCGGATAGTTAAACGAAGGAGGTGAGGGATCtcgctaaaaatattttgataagcTCTCGAGGCGGGTGATGCTTCTGATATTTCATGTAAGGTGTGCGTCTCAACGCAATGAAGAGGAGTCGAGATTGAGCCACGTGGATAGAATTATTAGATATTTAAATGAAGGAGGTGAGAGCTCTcgctaaaaatatttgattagcTCTTGATGTGGGTGATGCTCTCGGTATTTCATATAAAATGTGCACCTCAACGCAGTGAAGAGGAGTGACCTCGATTGGAGGATGGATAGACTTGAGGGGAGGCCCGAACCGTAAAAATAATTGTGGAACTTCGTTTGAAAAGATGATTGTTACTAATGCAACTAAAGTATATTGAAAAATTATGAGCTGAGAATGATCATTCTCAGATTCATGAAAAAAGTTGTTGCATCTATTTAATTGGATGGAGAATGATCATACTCACTCCTCAATTAATTCTCATTATatgtttttgttatttaatttaactaGTATAAATCTATATCTTAATAATGacgatgatgataataatagtaataatattttattacaattataattataaaaattaaaataccacaataataattatgaaatcacgtaataataatataaaattatataataaaataattgttaaatcgtaattattataatatcttATTGAAGGAcaaacatttaataaataaaatattatttataaaagtaaaattaaaatctatcaCTAACGTTAATTAGTTATAATTAATATtgtatcaatattttaaatttaattatctttaataataataaaaaaatattttttgagtattctgaaatttaattaaaaaattattcgataattaaaaataattttattctatcatatttcattttattggTATCAATCATCTTAATTATAGAATAAACATATCATTCTATTCTTATTCTCATTCCGTTCTAAAGTTGATTACATACCTATTTTATTCTATTAGGTCATGCTTGTTTTGATTGAACGAAATaatgtaagaaaaaaaattttagaatagAATGAAAATAAGAATGATATATCTATTCAATTCTTATGattaacattaaaaaataaaatgaaatagaataaattggtatgtaataaaaaatgaaatgaaatagaaTAAATAGGTATTATATTGCAAATTAGAGAGATGATTAtataataaagaataaataatatatcaatagaaattaaattaaacatattGTGATATAATATACGTTCAGTTATGTTACGTTTTGTTTAACTCCATTGAGTTAGATTTTACGGTTGTTACCAAAATAGAATTTGCCTCGACCATTTTTCCGGCTGATTTGGTTGCACTTGGATTTATCAATTTGATTTAAAGCGAGatgtttaatttgatttaaataaGTATTTGAgagatttaaataaatatttgagatACGTATTtcaaataatctttattttaggtgtatttgaATCCACCGTAATATGAAGTGAACTTAAAATTTAATACaattttttcatgcaatcaagTCGAAGAATTCGAAATCAAtagatttaaaatccataatCTCAAATACATCAATCTAAACACAACTTTAAATGTGCTCGCGAAGTTTTGGGCTTAACATACAAGCAATTTTAATATGGTTTCGTTCCGGAAAatttatcaagaaaaaaatatttacattgtgagacggtctcatgaatatTTATTCGTGAAATGAATCAATActgttcatatttataataaaaaataatattttttattgatgattaaaatagaatatttatctcataaaattgacccaCAAAACCGTTACATATGAATTTTGTGTTCAACAAAACTGCTGTCTTCTCATGTATTTGGTTAATTTGATGCTACATGGAGAATAATACATGGACCGGAGATCCAATGGCTTAAAGGAAGCCAAATCATTTCCTAAATATGTTCCAACAGCTGCAAGCAGCTATACGTACGAATAAATTTGGTGAAATACTTTATTTGTTTACGATATTGTTCAACTTCGAGTTTTCatctattaaaataaatttggtaAAATAGTTTTTTGgttcattaatttatttaatatgaattttgatattttaaatttcaagttttgatttcgatacattaaaatatttatgtaacGTTATAAAATGTTGACATGAAATCGAAAAAATATCGATATGATATCGCAAATTATTGATCAGTCCGTCatcaattaaatgaaaataataaaaaattaaaatttaatacacTCGAACCAAACTTGAGAAACTTATTAAACCAAAACACAGCTGGACAAATAAATAGACCAAAAAGTCATTTCCCCCGTATTTGGTTAACATCTGTAACACATCCACCTTGACGAAATTCTCTTTCGAGTCAAATAATCCTCCAATAACTCTCGTACTCAGCGACACTTCTGAATCACACATTTTATCACTCAGCGCTGCGCACATTTTAAGATAATTTTAAATTGACCAAAAATGGATTCATCGTCGTCTCTAGATCAAGGAGTGAATGAATCTTTGTTGAAATCCCAAATATATGATGCGGAGGTTAGCTCGGAGCTTGAGGGCATCCTTTCGGACACATCCTTGTCACGGCGCCGCCGCCTGCAGGAAGCCACAACACTCGAGCTCCGGTATCTATTCAGGCTTGCAGGTCCTGCGATCGTAGTTTATCTGCTGAATAATATTGTTTCCGTTTCTTCCCAAATATTTTGCGGGCATCTCGGTAATCTTGAACTCGCTGCTTCTACTTTGGGAAACAGTGGCATCCAGCTTTTGACGTATGGAGTCATGGTAAATACTTCGAACCAATAAATTAGACTCTTAGATACACAGGAAAAAAGATTACTCATcattaagatataaaataaaagtatcGCAATTTAGTATTTTGGAAAACGCAATTATTCTTTTCCTGACAAAAAAAGGGATAGATCCAATATATCTTAGtccttttataatttttaatctgtcggatttcaattttagtctactatctttgtttttttttacaatttcatTCTATACTTCATGTTTATGTTCTTAGAGAAAACAATTTTTTGTTTCTGTGAGAGTGGTGATGGAATTTGAAGTCGAGTATAGAGATGACAAACCCGTCTTATTGTTATACCTAGTTTTTATACACAGTAGATCCGATACTGAAAAACGAGTTTGAGCTTTAGTTCCAATAATTTCACTTTGTTTTCTCTTATAATGACTCGAGTTTCTCACCCTTTAGNTGTTATAACTAATGATTAATCTCTACAAAGCAAGCAGACTGAATTTGATCGAGTCAGGTTGTTATTTTCTTGctttttaaaaagataaaacCATTGTGACTGGGAACATGTGATACAACAGTAAAGTTTCAAAAAGATTTATTCTTTGTCTTCTCACCTTTTTCCTACCTAATTGTTGAGTTGACACTTGATATCTTTTGTAAAAATgcaatacatttttattttgaaattcttattaatttatatttaaatttttttgaaatttttttacaataatttgTAATATTAATGTCACCTTAATAAgggattaaataaataatatactaTATATTACTTTTAGACATATATTGCTTATAATACATTTGACAACAAAGTCTCAAATTTAAGGTTAAGTATAGGATTCCAGTCTTAATTATAACAAATCCTATATCACTAAGTTTAAAAAAGGCAATCAACTAACATAAACCTGGAAAGAAAGTTGTAGTATGTCTGAAAAAACATAAAAGCATGCCTGAATCtagtttcaaattttataaagcgttaaaaaatattttgtctaAATTTCtaactagtattttaaatttaattgactATTGAATCATGTGctgtttttttatatgttatttttttaaggagttatttatatattattgtgTGCGActtttttggaataaaaatataaatttacatCCCGGCCCACTTGTTCGGCtaataactttaatttaaaGACCCTCATAAATACATATTGTACTCGTGTTATCATATGGGGATGACAACATGGTGGGGATAGGTTTGTCATCATGGTCTCCATCCTTGAATTGTATCACTATCCTCGTATCCATCTTCATCTTTGTTTCTTTAGAGTTTGAGTAATCCTCGAACTTGAACTCGTAAGTAGACTTATCAAATTGGATCAGGTCCGTCTTGCTACAAATGTTGAGCGGGTTGGATTAATAAAATAGCAGATCGTTTGGAAACGGACCAAACGGGCTGGTTGCGGGTCAAGACAGGGCGAGCCAGCCCACCAAATTATggtagaattttatatttttaagttttatataaaaattggaataagtCTCATGCGCCTTAATCACTCTCTCATCTTATTTCTTTCTTAGTCCTCCATCACTCTCTCATcttatttctttcttatttttctcatGTGCCTTGCCTCGTCTCTATCACTCACTCTGGTAAAATTTGAATCTATGTGCTAATGTAGAAGATCAATATTGAAtggaatttaatgaaaattgaatttatagtatttgtttaagaatgggtctcatgtgagaccgtctcacggattttaatatgtgagacgggtcaaccctacccatattcacaataaaaagtaatacttttagcataaaaagtaatattttttcatggatgacccaaataagagatatgtctcacaaatacgacccgtgagaccgtctcacacaagtttttgcctttgtttaatttcttcatgtttggtttaagtACTTTACCTTTTATTGATTATGTTGtatgttttcttaatttcttatttcaatgtttttaagtattttatgaaactatttaactgaaatatatttttcttctatgtttactgTGATACTGTGtaacatttttttcttaaaaaaaaataagcggGTCTGCCCTTCTAACCCACGGCTCAAAGTGGGTTGGGTTGGCGAGATGCCCCGCCTAATGGCGGGTTGCGGCGGGTGGCGGGCTGGCCCGCCCCGCCAAGTTTGACATGTCTACTCGCAAGGATCAAATTCATATCTCGAATTGTGTGTAAACGCGTAGAAATTAGTTGTAATGACCCattttaacttttatttttttaaaatagccttgtttactaaattttttataatataactttacattttttaaaaatcctaaaaaatgcccatattttacatttttctctatcttaatttatttttgggcttgacgtgtaaattttttttttttacaatcataaaaattgtaattgtaattgtaatatgacaaataaagtcataaatatttttcatgaaatgatttttacaatattatttgattttgataaaaatatatttatattagtaaTAGGACATTAAGAATTTATGAATATTCAGCATGAATTAGTGTAATATTTggtcaatttaatataaaaattataaattcattaTATCACAATGATATTAATAACAGAGAACCTTTTCTTCTGTATGAATCGATCTTATTCCATTCCAATTCCTTCCCGATACCtcccaaagaaaataaacaataataataatgagatCTATCATTAGTATTCTTATTcttcatcaatattttttttattaattttgttattaaatataattattagtatttctattctatttaaaaattgaaaaagaaaaaaaaaatgaagaaaacaaaagtTTTTAACTCTGCACTAACTATCTCATATTGCAAATCAGAATtgttcataattaattatttatttttttaatgttaacttatcttttatttgactattaattttaatagaaaatttCTTATTCTATTTTTCGATGTTTccttttatataaattttcagattttaattttgaattaacTTGTATTTTTGcaatttaatatgtttttttatgtttacgTAGAAAGGGTTTAAAAGAAGGctaatataaaaaatgttttaaaggTAATTTTTGGAACTGAAGGCTATTTTTAAGAATTAACTTACTTGAAGGTCGAAATTGATTATAGTAGTTTAAGGAAGGCCATTTTtcaaaaaccctcattttgtgtttatttcaaattcataacaTGAATATATTATCatgaatgaattatttttttcctcgattacttatttttcataaacaATATGTCTAGTAGCATCATAGAATTAGATTTGAGGAAGACCATGGTGCGGAGAaccaattttttaaagaaaaattacaatttttatcatataatttgcatgatttttcattttttgaaataCTCTCAATTAATTTACGGTTTTAAGCCACTAGTTtgcgatttttttttcaattttagtttttttcacTTTTGATCGACGACATTACACCAAAAATGATTACATCCGTGATACcgaaaaatgatgatattgtaCTGGAAATCGCATGTCAGCACTTGTTTTTcactaaaattagaaaaaaatgcAACTGATCATCAATGGGTATGCATGTGTTGTGTACTCACTCAAATTTTCCTTTGAATCTCCTCTATATGAGTAGCTCGGAATGGGAAGTGCGGTAGAAACCTTGTGCGGGCAAGCATACGGAGCGAACAAACATGAAATGCTCGGAATATATATGCAAAGATCAACAATCCTCCTTACGCTCACAGGCATCCCCCTACTGACCATTTACATATTTTCCAAGCAAATTTTGATCTTCCTCGGGGAATCAAAGACAGTCGCATCAGCAGCCGCGCTATTTGTGTATGGCCTAATACCTCAAGTCTTTGCATACGCTGCAAATTTCCCCATCCAAAAATTCTTGCAAGCACAGAGCATAGTGAACCCGAGCGCTTATATCTCGGCAGGGGCATTGGTTGTGCACCTTTTCTTGACGTGGCTCGTGTTGTATGTGTTGAATTGGGGACTGTTGGGTGCTGGTTTTGTACTTAGTCTTTCATGGTGGATTATAGTTGTGGGGCAGTTTATTTACATTTTGGTATCAGACCGGTGTAAGGAGACGTGGACCGGGTTCAGTATGATGGCGTTTTCCGGGCTGTGGGGGTTCTTTAAACTGTCTGTTGCATCTGCTGTTATGCTGTGCTTGGAGGCTTGGTATTATCAGATTATAATGTTGGTTGCTGGTTTGCTGCCTGATCCCGAAGTGACACTCGACTCTTTGTCTGTCTGGTAACCAAACAACAAATCAACTCTTCATTTCTTGGTTATCATAAATGTTATTATATCCGAAAAATCCATGAAACGATTTTTTTTCCCATTgatgaattaaaaatatttaaaatactaataagttTATGAAGTGAAATTTAAGtatcaaataagagatctggaATAGTTCATACAAAAAACGATCAGTCTAAGCTCCTGTTAGAGTTGTCTAGTCAGATACTTTACTAGCAGGGTTTCTTTTATTTGCAGAATATATAAGGTCAAAGCCTTTCTGTAATTGAATAACATTGATTCATTTTTCGATTTGtaatatacaaaacatattCTCTGTTCTTTCTCCTACAACGAAGAACCTCTTCTGCGTCAATGTAGTTTTCTCCTTTTcctaatatggtatcagagcgctAGGTCTAGGTCTCGCAACtctaaattcttttttttccctTGGCATCCGATTTCTTCCAATGGTGAAGGGAGCTCAAGCTGCAAACAATAATGCCTTTCTGTAATTAAATGACATTCATTCATTTTTCAGATTTGTGATATACAGAAGATATTATCTGTTCTTTCTCCTACAACGAAGAACCTTTGTATCAATGGAGTTTTCTTTCTTCTTAGTAGCCCCTCATGCTTTGTAATAAAATAGAGATTATATCATAGAAACATCCCTCTTGCAAGCACAAAGCATAGAACAAGCACAAAGACCTCTCGAGTCTTGAGAACTCCAGAATTTTCTTAATCTGAGTTAAAATATcgtaaatttcaattttttttcctgtTCGTTTCTCTGTCGAAACAAACTTTAATTGATATGCGATGAGAATCAATTTATATAATTGTAATATAAtgcattattttataataaccATCTTATTATATTCTTTCATACATTTACATTAAGATCCACTTTAACGTAGAGAACAGCTACAAGACAAGAAGTGCGTACAATCTCATCGACCCTTTCTTTGATGGAAACTTGATTAAAAATGCAGTTGACATGGTTTCAATTTACATGCATGCAGTGTGACTATCCTCGGATGGGTGTTTATGGTGTCTGTGGGGTTCAACGCTGCAGCGAGGTTAGTATAAGTTTTTGTTTCTTTCGGTggctatttttaattattcgAAATCTAATTAAAGTGCGTTATTGATAGgagaaattgtaattttaatcatttatgtTTACTTATTTggaattttggtcatttatgttatttaataaatttcgaTTTTATTCCATTTTTTTCGCAGTATAAGTCCTTTTAACAAGTGGTGGTGTTGTCGGTTGACGTGCTGTTGATGCATGCAGTGGCATATCAGGACTcacgaggaaaaaaaattaaaattgtccAAAATTGAAAGATACATTACTAAAATAGAAATGCAtcgatttaaaatatcaatatcataaataaacaaatatatcgTTGAGCTAGTTAATTAAACATGTCTATGATGTCTACTATTGGCACGTCCAGAacatttgtaaattttaaatatatatacatataaaacttACTTTCTGTTGTTGCTTTGATTTGAATAAATAGTGTTAGAGTTAGCAATGAGCTTGGAGCGGGGCACCCGAAATCGGCTGCATTTAGTGTGTTGGTGGTGACCTTAACCTCTTTAATTATTGCATTCATGTTCGGCATCATCTCCCTCGTGTTCCGTC of the Primulina huaijiensis isolate GDHJ02 chromosome 1, ASM1229523v2, whole genome shotgun sequence genome contains:
- the LOC140978004 gene encoding protein DETOXIFICATION 40-like, encoding MDSSSSLDQGVNESLLKSQIYDAEVSSELEGILSDTSLSRRRRLQEATTLELRYLFRLAGPAIVVYLLNNIVSVSSQIFCGHLGNLELAASTLGNSGIQLLTYGVMLGMGSAVETLCGQAYGANKHEMLGIYMQRSTILLTLTGIPLLTIYIFSKQILIFLGESKTVASAAALFVYGLIPQVFAYAANFPIQKFLQAQSIVNPSAYISAGALVVHLFLTWLVLYVLNWGLLGAGFVLSLSWWIIVVGQFIYILVSDRCKETWTGFSMMAFSGLWGFFKLSVASAVMLCLEAWYYQIIMLVAGLLPDPEVTLDSLSVCVTILGWVFMVSVGFNAAASVRVSNELGAGHPKSAAFSVLVVTLTSLIIAFMFGIISLVFRHQLSYAFTSGQVVSDAVSDLAPFLAGAILLNGVQPVLSGVAVGCGWQAFVAYVNIGCYYIVGIPVGAVLGFKFNLGAKGVWLGMMGGTAMQTIILIWVTIRTDWNKEVDKARSRLDKWAGVKEENCDK